From Streptomyces sp. GSL17-111, one genomic window encodes:
- a CDS encoding ATP-dependent 6-phosphofructokinase, translating to MRVGLLTGGSDCPGLNAVIRAVVRKGVQDHGDTFVGFRDGWRGVLVDDATELGITDVRGTLPRGGTILGSSRTDPLAQADGPARVRATLESRGLDGLIVIGGIHTLGAAASLADEHGLPCVGVPKTIDNDVSRTDYTVGFDTAVTVATETIDRLHTTAESHKRVLVVEVMGRESGWIATYAGLAGGANGVLIPEYPFDLERVCSWVTSRFGASYAPIVVVADNARPADTTVRLGGLSGIGEWLGREIERRTGHEARATVLGHIQRGGTPTPFDRWLATRFGLHAIDAVHDRAWGRMVALHGTEVTRVRLADAVAAPKTVDRSRYAENEVFFG from the coding sequence ATGCGCGTCGGACTGCTCACCGGGGGGAGCGACTGCCCCGGGCTCAACGCGGTCATCCGGGCCGTCGTGCGCAAGGGCGTCCAGGACCACGGCGACACCTTCGTCGGGTTCCGGGACGGCTGGCGCGGCGTGCTCGTCGACGACGCGACGGAGCTGGGCATCACGGACGTGCGCGGCACCCTGCCGCGCGGCGGCACCATCCTCGGCTCCTCGCGCACCGACCCCCTCGCCCAGGCCGACGGCCCCGCGCGGGTGCGGGCGACCCTGGAGTCCCGTGGGCTGGACGGGCTCATCGTGATCGGCGGCATCCACACCCTCGGCGCGGCCGCCTCCCTCGCCGACGAGCACGGGCTGCCCTGCGTCGGCGTCCCGAAGACCATCGACAACGACGTCTCCCGCACGGACTACACCGTCGGCTTCGACACCGCCGTCACCGTCGCCACGGAGACCATCGACCGCCTGCACACGACGGCCGAGTCCCACAAACGGGTGCTGGTGGTGGAGGTGATGGGCCGCGAGAGCGGCTGGATCGCCACCTACGCGGGCCTGGCCGGCGGCGCGAACGGGGTGCTCATCCCCGAGTACCCCTTCGACCTGGAGCGGGTCTGCTCCTGGGTCACCTCCCGCTTCGGGGCCAGCTACGCCCCCATCGTCGTCGTCGCCGACAACGCCCGGCCCGCCGACACCACCGTCCGGCTCGGTGGCCTGTCCGGCATCGGCGAGTGGCTGGGCCGGGAGATCGAACGCCGCACCGGCCACGAGGCCCGCGCCACCGTGCTCGGACACATCCAGCGCGGCGGCACGCCCACGCCCTTCGACCGCTGGCTGGCCACCCGCTTCGGGCTGCACGCCATCGACGCCGTCCACGACCGGGCCTGGGGGCGGATGGTCGCCCTGCACGGCACGGAGGTGACCCGCGTCCGCCTCGCCGACGCCGTCGCCGCCCCCAAGACCGTCGACCGGAGCCGGTACGCCGAGAACGAGGTCTTCTTCGGCTGA
- a CDS encoding anthranilate synthase family protein, which yields MVIERLLDELDGHARPFALLRRRTPGLERDVVEVLVGEVREVERLAEIPDDGLGALALVPFRQIRERGFSVADDGTPLSVLVPRKRHEVPVAEAMAALPAHPVHVRDGAFDVDDATYEEVVRRVVRDEIGTGEGANFVVRRTFEGFVERAHDRTGDGPHGAKYGPRDALALFRRLLAGERGAYWTFVVHTGERTLVGASPEVHVRMSGGTVVMNPISGTYRYPAEGPGAEGLLEFLADGKETAELSMVVDEELKMMCTVGDMGGVVVGPRLKEMAHLAHTEYELRGRSTLDAREVLRETMFAATVTGSPVENACRVIRRYESGGRRYYAGALALLGRDAGGAQTLDSPILIRTAEIDAASGRLRVPVGATLVRDSDPASEVAETHAKAAGVLTALGVRAGRPRPEGPEVRLADDPRVRAALARRRADLAPFWLRMRTEEERGPLRGTALVIDAEDTFTSMLAHLLRFTGLDVAVRRFDEPGVRESALGHRGPVVLGPGPGDPSDSGHAKMRFLRSLAGELLRGHPHGVLGVCLGQELLAAELGLELVRKEVPLQGAQERIELFGRSRTVGFYNSFTARCDASVAERLALDGVELSRDARTGDVHALRGPGFAGVQFHPESVLTSAGSAIVTELLASVRV from the coding sequence ATGGTGATCGAGAGACTGCTCGACGAGCTCGACGGGCACGCCCGCCCCTTCGCGCTGCTGCGCCGCAGGACGCCGGGGCTGGAGCGGGACGTGGTGGAGGTGCTCGTCGGGGAGGTCCGGGAGGTCGAGCGGCTGGCCGAGATCCCGGACGACGGCCTCGGCGCGCTGGCGCTCGTCCCCTTCCGGCAGATCAGGGAGCGCGGGTTCAGCGTCGCCGACGACGGGACGCCGCTCAGCGTGCTGGTGCCCCGGAAACGCCACGAGGTGCCCGTCGCGGAGGCGATGGCGGCCCTGCCCGCCCACCCGGTGCACGTGCGGGACGGGGCGTTCGACGTGGACGACGCCACCTACGAGGAGGTGGTGCGGCGCGTCGTGCGGGACGAGATCGGGACGGGCGAGGGCGCCAACTTCGTCGTGCGCCGGACGTTCGAGGGCTTCGTCGAGCGTGCCCACGACCGCACCGGCGACGGCCCCCACGGCGCCAAGTACGGGCCACGGGACGCGCTGGCCCTGTTCCGCCGGCTGCTGGCCGGGGAGCGCGGCGCGTACTGGACCTTCGTCGTGCACACCGGGGAGCGGACGCTGGTCGGGGCGAGCCCCGAGGTGCACGTGCGGATGAGCGGCGGCACGGTGGTGATGAACCCCATCAGCGGCACCTACCGCTATCCGGCCGAAGGGCCTGGTGCCGAGGGGCTGCTGGAGTTCCTGGCGGACGGCAAGGAGACGGCGGAGCTGTCGATGGTCGTCGACGAGGAGCTCAAGATGATGTGCACGGTCGGCGACATGGGTGGGGTGGTGGTCGGCCCCCGACTCAAGGAGATGGCCCATCTGGCCCACACCGAGTACGAGTTGCGCGGCCGCAGCACGCTGGACGCCCGCGAGGTGCTGCGCGAGACGATGTTCGCGGCGACCGTCACCGGCAGCCCGGTGGAGAACGCCTGCCGGGTGATCCGGCGCTACGAGAGCGGCGGCCGACGCTACTACGCGGGGGCGCTGGCGCTGCTGGGCCGGGACGCGGGCGGGGCGCAGACGCTGGACTCCCCCATCCTCATCCGCACGGCCGAGATCGACGCGGCGAGCGGACGGCTGCGGGTGCCGGTGGGCGCCACGCTCGTCCGCGACTCCGACCCGGCGAGCGAGGTCGCGGAGACGCACGCGAAGGCCGCCGGGGTGCTGACGGCGCTCGGCGTCCGGGCCGGACGCCCCCGTCCGGAGGGCCCGGAGGTCCGGCTGGCGGACGATCCGCGCGTGCGGGCCGCGCTGGCGCGGCGGCGGGCGGACCTCGCCCCGTTCTGGCTGCGGATGCGGACCGAGGAGGAGCGCGGCCCGCTGCGCGGGACGGCGCTGGTGATCGACGCGGAGGACACGTTCACCTCGATGCTGGCCCACCTGCTGCGCTTCACGGGCCTGGACGTTGCGGTGCGGCGGTTCGACGAGCCGGGGGTGCGGGAGTCCGCCCTCGGCCACCGGGGCCCGGTCGTCCTCGGGCCCGGACCGGGCGACCCGTCGGACTCCGGGCACGCGAAGATGCGGTTCCTGCGGTCGCTCGCCGGTGAGCTGCTGCGCGGGCACCCGCACGGCGTGCTCGGGGTGTGCCTGGGCCAGGAGCTGCTCGCGGCGGAGCTGGGGCTGGAGCTGGTCCGCAAGGAGGTGCCGTTGCAGGGGGCGCAGGAGCGCATCGAGCTGTTCGGGCGGTCCCGCACGGTCGGCTTCTACAACTCCTTCACCGCCCGCTGCGACGCGTCCGTGGCCGAGCGGCTGGCGCTGGACGGCGTCGAGCTGAGCCGGGACGCGCGCACCGGCGACGTGCACGCGCTGCGTGGTCCGGGCTTCGCGGGGGTGCAGTTCCACCCGGAGTCGGTGCTCACGTCGGCGGGTTCGGCGATCGTCACCGAACTCCTGGCGTCGGTGCGGGTGTAG
- a CDS encoding NADP-dependent oxidoreductase codes for MRAMTYDRFGGTEVLSGTRQPRPRVAPGEVLVRVRCAAVNPVDWKIMSGGLKDMIDTVFPVVPGWDVAGVVEQVGIDVPECAVGDEVIAYARKDHVHGGTFAEYVSVPVRCLAPRPTALSWEQSAGLPLAGLTAYQTLVRLGTGEGDTVLIHNAAGGVGSLAVQIARTLGARVIGTASPANHDRLRELGAEPVAYGEGLVERVRALAPEGADVVADFVGGVLDATVGALAEGGRHASVADPAVLERGGQWMWVRPSRADLSALAALADEGRLTVPVAEVFPLDRLAEAFALNQAGHTPGKIVVVP; via the coding sequence ATGCGGGCGATGACCTACGACCGGTTCGGCGGAACCGAGGTCCTGTCCGGGACGCGGCAGCCACGGCCCAGGGTGGCCCCGGGGGAGGTGCTCGTGCGGGTGCGCTGCGCGGCGGTCAACCCGGTCGACTGGAAGATCATGTCCGGGGGCCTGAAGGACATGATCGACACGGTCTTCCCCGTCGTCCCCGGGTGGGACGTCGCGGGCGTCGTCGAGCAGGTGGGCATCGACGTGCCCGAGTGCGCGGTCGGCGACGAGGTGATCGCCTACGCCCGCAAGGACCACGTGCACGGCGGCACCTTCGCGGAGTACGTCTCCGTACCCGTGCGCTGCCTGGCGCCCCGGCCGACCGCGCTCTCCTGGGAGCAGTCGGCGGGGCTGCCGCTGGCCGGGCTCACCGCCTACCAGACCCTCGTCCGCCTCGGCACCGGGGAGGGCGACACCGTCCTGATCCACAACGCGGCCGGGGGTGTGGGGTCGCTCGCCGTGCAGATCGCGCGGACCCTCGGCGCCCGGGTCATCGGCACGGCCTCGCCGGCCAACCACGACCGGCTGCGGGAGCTGGGTGCCGAGCCCGTCGCCTACGGCGAGGGGCTGGTCGAGCGGGTCCGTGCCCTCGCCCCGGAGGGCGCCGACGTCGTAGCCGACTTCGTCGGCGGTGTCCTCGACGCGACCGTGGGCGCCCTGGCCGAGGGCGGCCGGCACGCCTCCGTCGCCGACCCCGCCGTCCTGGAGCGGGGCGGGCAGTGGATGTGGGTGCGGCCCAGCCGGGCGGACCTCAGCGCCCTCGCCGCGCTGGCCGACGAGGGGCGGCTGACCGTCCCGGTGGCCGAGGTCTTCCCCCTCGACCGGCTGGCCGAGGCCTTCGCGCTGAACCAGGCGGGCCACACCCCCGGGAAGATCGTCGTCGTTCCCTGA
- a CDS encoding FAD-dependent monooxygenase, whose product MPDVIVVGAGPTGLMLAAELRLHGVRVLVLEKDAEPTRQVRALGLHMRSIEVMDQRGLLERFLAHGRRYPVGGVFAGIAKPQPAGLDSAHAYLLGIPQTVTERLLTEHATGLGAELRRDRALVGLAQDDEGVTAELADGTRLRAGYLVGCDGGRSTVRRLLGIGFPGEPARAQWLLGELEAAVPPDELTAAVAELGTTRLMCGPAPHEEGVFRFVVRTAGVAEDRTVAPTLEEFTRRLRELAGTDFGVHTPRFLTRFGDATRLAERYRVGRVLLAGDAAHVHPPMGGQGLNLGLQDAFNLGWKLAAEVAGRAPEGLLDSYAAERRPVAADVLDNTRAQSELLSPGPGARAVRRLFSELMDIEEVNRHLVEKIAAIGIRYDLGEEHPLVGRRMRDVPLGRERLYERLRGGRGLLLDRTGRLSAAGWTDRVDRAEYDGTGGGGGAAAVGVLGPASDVPAALVRPDGHVAWVGTHQRELEGRLHTWFGAPTD is encoded by the coding sequence ATGCCGGACGTGATCGTGGTCGGCGCCGGGCCGACCGGGCTGATGCTCGCCGCGGAGCTGCGGCTGCACGGGGTGCGGGTGCTCGTGCTGGAGAAGGACGCGGAGCCGACCCGCCAGGTCCGCGCGCTCGGTCTGCACATGCGCAGCATCGAGGTGATGGACCAACGCGGTCTGCTGGAGCGGTTCCTCGCGCACGGACGGCGGTACCCCGTCGGCGGTGTGTTCGCGGGCATCGCGAAGCCGCAGCCGGCGGGCCTGGACTCCGCGCACGCCTACCTCCTCGGCATCCCGCAGACCGTCACCGAGCGGCTGCTGACCGAGCACGCCACCGGGCTCGGCGCCGAGCTCCGGCGCGACCGCGCCCTGGTGGGGCTCGCGCAGGACGACGAGGGAGTGACCGCCGAGCTCGCGGACGGCACCCGGCTGCGGGCCGGATACCTCGTCGGCTGTGACGGCGGACGCAGTACCGTGCGCAGGCTGCTCGGCATCGGCTTCCCCGGCGAGCCCGCCCGCGCGCAGTGGCTGCTGGGCGAACTGGAGGCGGCCGTCCCTCCGGACGAACTGACCGCCGCGGTGGCCGAGCTGGGGACGACGCGCCTGATGTGCGGGCCCGCCCCGCACGAGGAGGGGGTCTTCCGCTTCGTCGTGCGCACCGCCGGGGTGGCCGAGGACCGGACCGTCGCGCCGACCCTGGAGGAGTTCACGCGGCGGCTGCGGGAGCTCGCCGGAACGGACTTCGGCGTGCACACGCCGCGCTTCCTGACCCGTTTCGGTGACGCCACCCGGCTCGCCGAGCGGTACCGCGTGGGCCGTGTCCTGCTGGCCGGCGACGCCGCGCACGTGCACCCGCCGATGGGCGGGCAGGGCCTCAACCTCGGTCTCCAGGACGCGTTCAACCTCGGCTGGAAGCTGGCGGCCGAGGTGGCCGGACGGGCACCGGAGGGGCTGCTGGACAGCTACGCGGCCGAGCGGCGCCCGGTCGCCGCCGACGTGCTGGACAACACCCGCGCGCAGAGCGAGCTGCTGTCCCCGGGCCCCGGGGCCCGCGCGGTGCGCCGGCTGTTCTCCGAGCTGATGGACATCGAGGAGGTCAACCGCCACCTCGTCGAGAAGATCGCGGCGATCGGCATCCGGTACGACCTGGGGGAGGAGCACCCGCTGGTCGGCCGGCGGATGCGGGACGTGCCGCTGGGGCGGGAGCGCCTCTACGAGCGACTGCGCGGCGGCCGTGGGCTGCTGCTCGACCGGACCGGCCGGCTCTCGGCGGCCGGCTGGACGGACCGCGTCGACCGGGCCGAGTACGACGGCACCGGGGGCGGGGGCGGTGCCGCGGCCGTCGGGGTACTCGGCCCCGCCTCCGACGTGCCCGCCGCGCTGGTGCGGCCCGACGGCCACGTGGCGTGGGTCGGCACGCACCAGCGGGAGCTGGAGGGCCGCCTGCACACCTGGTTCGGCGCGCCCACCGACTGA
- a CDS encoding alkaline phosphatase PhoX, with protein MQRRVFLRAASAGAGAVAVSGVLWQGAATASAAAVPGAGPYGPLLPPDRNGVALPQGFTSRVVARSGRPVGGILWHGAPDGGACFPDGDGWIYVSNSELPLIGGVSAIRFRADGSVDRAYRTLWGTTLNCAGGATPWQTWLSCEETWRGKVFETDPYGRREAVARPAMGRFKHEAAACDPERQVVYLTEDEEDGCFYRFAPERWGDLSAGRLDVLCATPDGEGVEWRRVPDPDAWIFGPQTRHQVAGARHFDGGEGCHYHDGVCYFTTKGDGRVWAYDARREELGVVYDGRADGGTLDGVDNVTGTAGGDLYVAEDGGNMEINIITPDGVVAPVVRVDGHEESEITGPAFSPDGSRLYFSSQRGASGFVAGTDGVTYEVRGPFRR; from the coding sequence ATGCAGCGTCGTGTCTTCCTCCGCGCCGCCTCCGCCGGAGCGGGCGCCGTCGCCGTGTCGGGCGTCCTGTGGCAGGGCGCCGCGACGGCGTCCGCCGCGGCCGTCCCGGGCGCCGGCCCCTACGGCCCCCTCCTGCCGCCCGACCGCAACGGTGTCGCCCTGCCGCAGGGCTTCACCAGCCGGGTGGTGGCCCGTTCGGGACGGCCCGTCGGCGGCATCCTGTGGCACGGCGCGCCCGACGGCGGGGCCTGCTTCCCCGACGGGGACGGGTGGATCTACGTGTCCAACTCCGAACTCCCCCTCATCGGCGGGGTCTCGGCGATCCGTTTCCGCGCCGACGGCTCCGTCGACCGGGCCTACCGCACCCTGTGGGGCACGACCCTCAACTGCGCGGGCGGCGCCACCCCGTGGCAGACCTGGCTGTCCTGCGAGGAGACCTGGCGCGGCAAGGTCTTCGAGACCGACCCCTACGGCCGTCGCGAGGCCGTCGCCCGCCCGGCGATGGGCCGCTTCAAGCACGAGGCGGCGGCCTGCGACCCCGAACGGCAGGTCGTCTACCTCACCGAGGACGAGGAGGACGGCTGCTTCTACCGCTTCGCCCCCGAGCGCTGGGGCGACCTGTCCGCCGGGCGGCTCGACGTCCTGTGCGCCACGCCGGACGGCGAGGGCGTCGAGTGGCGGCGCGTCCCGGACCCGGACGCGTGGATCTTCGGCCCGCAGACCCGGCACCAGGTCGCCGGGGCCCGCCACTTCGACGGCGGCGAGGGCTGCCACTACCACGACGGCGTCTGCTACTTCACCACCAAGGGCGACGGCCGCGTCTGGGCCTACGACGCCCGCCGCGAGGAGCTCGGCGTCGTCTACGACGGCCGTGCCGACGGCGGCACGCTGGACGGCGTCGACAACGTCACCGGCACGGCGGGCGGGGACCTCTACGTCGCCGAGGACGGCGGCAACATGGAGATCAACATCATCACCCCCGACGGCGTCGTGGCGCCGGTCGTGCGGGTCGACGGGCACGAGGAGTCCGAGATCACCGGGCCGGCCTTCTCCCCGGACGGCTCCCGGCTCTACTTCTCCTCCCAGCGTGGCGCGTCGGGCTTCGTCGCCGGGACGGACGGCGTCACCTACGAGGTGCGCGGGCCCTTCCGCCGCTGA
- a CDS encoding DUF1203 domain-containing protein has translation MKTYTALPIPEATLTALRRRDDAGHRPRPATGDEGGEPLRCCLRPALPGERVVLLTYAPLRRWAARTGADPGPYDEQGPVFIHADPCPGPDPGTSGYPFSRPGALRVLRRYDTAGRIAGGRLLTLPDEPAPALDAAFAEAFALPGTALVHVRAVEYGCFHYAVTRP, from the coding sequence ATGAAGACCTACACCGCACTGCCCATCCCGGAGGCGACGCTGACCGCACTGCGGCGGCGGGACGACGCCGGCCACCGCCCCCGACCGGCCACCGGCGACGAGGGCGGTGAGCCGCTGCGCTGCTGCCTGCGCCCGGCGCTTCCGGGCGAGCGCGTCGTGCTGCTGACCTACGCCCCGCTACGGCGGTGGGCCGCCCGCACCGGCGCCGACCCCGGCCCGTACGACGAGCAGGGTCCCGTCTTCATCCACGCCGACCCCTGTCCGGGGCCGGATCCGGGGACGTCCGGCTACCCGTTCAGCAGGCCCGGGGCGTTGCGCGTCCTGCGGCGGTACGACACGGCCGGGCGTATCGCCGGAGGGCGCCTGCTGACGCTGCCCGACGAGCCCGCCCCCGCCCTGGACGCCGCCTTCGCCGAGGCGTTCGCCCTCCCCGGCACGGCGCTGGTCCACGTCCGTGCCGTCGAGTACGGGTGCTTCCACTACGCCGTCACCCGGCCGTGA
- a CDS encoding ATP-binding protein gives MTQYIQDPAVWGLAVGAPLAVTAIVRGRRTAKRLRKEQSELREHYAGLEHQYSASVEDAKLRAEEETKSALKAAMRTLQGLAGEQQLVISKLQGKYGESAILQDLMEIDHTNSQFGRRAQSIAVLCDGWLGRQRAVASVYDVVRSAKGRIRHFKRVEIRSQTGFAIVSRAVEPIAVALAELLDNATSYSAPETMIEINIRSVPKGVCIIIDDAGVGMNEEEKERATGLLSGQRSSGVAGLGNPPQFGFAVIGVLAAQYGFNVSVDSTSPYGGVRAVVLLPDDLLTSMPEAKEPPVAAAPAPAPGPVPGPRSAGPEPAAPLATTSGGLPKRRRRGAMAIVPDPAGGEADGTPHRSQEETASIMGAFQRGTRSGRAVPTTDAADPGNPSHANSEGHGVQ, from the coding sequence ATGACGCAATACATCCAGGACCCCGCAGTCTGGGGCCTCGCCGTCGGCGCTCCCCTCGCCGTGACAGCCATCGTGCGAGGCAGGAGGACCGCCAAGAGACTGCGGAAGGAACAGAGCGAACTCAGGGAGCACTACGCCGGACTGGAGCACCAGTACTCCGCGTCGGTCGAGGACGCCAAGCTTCGGGCGGAAGAGGAAACGAAAAGCGCACTCAAGGCCGCCATGCGAACGCTTCAGGGCCTCGCCGGCGAGCAGCAGCTGGTCATTTCCAAACTTCAGGGCAAATACGGGGAGTCGGCGATTCTCCAGGACCTGATGGAAATCGATCACACGAATTCACAGTTCGGACGGCGCGCGCAGTCCATCGCCGTTCTCTGTGACGGCTGGCTGGGCCGGCAACGGGCCGTCGCGTCCGTTTATGACGTCGTGCGCAGCGCGAAGGGCCGCATCCGTCACTTCAAGCGGGTGGAGATCCGTTCGCAGACCGGCTTCGCCATCGTCAGCCGTGCCGTGGAGCCGATAGCGGTAGCCCTGGCCGAACTGCTGGACAACGCGACCAGCTACTCGGCGCCGGAGACGATGATCGAGATCAACATCCGGTCCGTGCCCAAGGGCGTCTGCATCATCATCGACGACGCGGGCGTCGGTATGAACGAGGAGGAGAAGGAGCGCGCCACCGGGCTCCTCTCCGGCCAGCGGTCCTCCGGCGTGGCCGGTCTGGGTAACCCGCCGCAGTTCGGGTTCGCCGTGATCGGCGTGCTCGCCGCCCAGTACGGGTTCAACGTCTCCGTCGACTCCACCTCGCCCTACGGCGGTGTGCGGGCCGTGGTGCTCCTGCCCGACGACCTGCTCACGAGCATGCCCGAAGCGAAGGAGCCGCCCGTGGCAGCAGCACCCGCACCGGCACCCGGCCCCGTGCCCGGCCCGCGGTCCGCGGGGCCCGAGCCGGCGGCCCCGCTCGCGACCACCTCCGGCGGTCTCCCCAAGCGCCGCAGGCGCGGCGCCATGGCGATCGTGCCGGACCCGGCCGGCGGCGAGGCCGACGGCACCCCCCACCGCTCACAGGAGGAGACCGCCTCGATCATGGGCGCCTTCCAGCGCGGTACCCGATCCGGTCGCGCGGTCCCCACCACCGACGCGGCCGACCCAGGCAATCCAAGCCACGCGAACAGCGAAGGGCATGGCGTTCAGTGA
- a CDS encoding roadblock/LC7 domain-containing protein, whose product MNNDISWMLDSALEVPGARHAILVSADGLLMARSNEVDKDHADTVAAAMSGMQSLSRTVASFCGTPHLRWRQTLVEFDGGWVFLISAGEGAYLAVSAAPDVDMADITFRMQQLVGQLGKAMSTPPRENTGQLS is encoded by the coding sequence GTGAACAACGACATCTCGTGGATGCTTGACAGCGCCCTGGAGGTACCCGGGGCCCGTCACGCCATCCTGGTCTCCGCCGACGGCCTGCTGATGGCACGCTCGAACGAGGTCGACAAGGACCACGCGGACACCGTCGCCGCGGCGATGAGCGGCATGCAGTCGCTCAGCCGTACGGTGGCGAGCTTCTGCGGCACCCCGCACCTACGGTGGCGTCAGACGCTCGTCGAGTTCGACGGCGGCTGGGTCTTCCTCATCTCCGCCGGCGAGGGGGCCTACCTGGCCGTGTCGGCCGCCCCGGACGTCGACATGGCGGACATCACCTTCCGGATGCAGCAGCTCGTCGGACAGCTCGGCAAGGCGATGTCCACGCCGCCGCGCGAGAACACCGGCCAGCTCTCATGA
- a CDS encoding DUF742 domain-containing protein, whose amino-acid sequence MIDPGEQEPEAAELVRPYVITDGRGLPEDDRFSLITLVTASADHEQRMVRLSPEKRAVLELCAGGYLSVAEIAGHMRLPVGVVKILLSDLADGGYLVTRAPAPRATLVDRQLLQEVLDGLQARFG is encoded by the coding sequence ATGATCGACCCTGGTGAGCAGGAGCCGGAGGCGGCGGAATTAGTCCGACCGTATGTGATCACCGATGGCCGCGGTCTTCCGGAGGACGACCGATTCAGTCTGATCACCCTGGTCACCGCTTCCGCCGATCACGAACAGCGCATGGTACGGCTCTCCCCGGAGAAGCGGGCGGTGCTGGAGCTGTGCGCGGGAGGCTACCTTTCCGTCGCCGAGATCGCGGGGCACATGCGGCTCCCGGTCGGCGTCGTGAAGATCCTGCTTTCCGACCTCGCCGACGGCGGATACCTCGTCACCCGTGCTCCGGCGCCCCGCGCCACGCTTGTCGACAGACAGCTGCTTCAGGAGGTACTGGATGGACTCCAGGCCCGTTTTGGATGA
- a CDS encoding GTP-binding protein has protein sequence MDSRPVLDDGAYVRSAVQTAAKILVVGHFAVGKTTFIGTMSEIPPLRTEETMTQAAAGVDHLGGVRGKTTTTVAMDFGRLTINDRLVLYLFGTPGQQRFVQVWEDMSRGALGALILVDPERLEESFPVMDLVEHYGLPYAIAVNRFDGTPDRPDEELREALDLLPETPVVACDARDPKSSAHSLMVLIRYLQTRIS, from the coding sequence ATGGACTCCAGGCCCGTTTTGGATGACGGCGCCTATGTGCGCTCGGCGGTGCAGACGGCGGCGAAGATCCTCGTCGTCGGACACTTCGCGGTGGGCAAGACCACCTTCATCGGAACGATGTCCGAGATTCCTCCGCTGCGCACCGAGGAGACGATGACGCAGGCGGCCGCCGGAGTCGACCACCTGGGCGGCGTCCGGGGCAAGACCACCACCACGGTCGCGATGGACTTCGGCCGTCTCACGATCAACGACCGGCTGGTCCTGTACCTGTTCGGTACCCCCGGTCAGCAGCGGTTCGTCCAGGTGTGGGAAGACATGAGCCGGGGGGCACTGGGAGCACTGATCCTGGTGGACCCCGAGCGACTGGAGGAGTCCTTCCCCGTCATGGACCTCGTCGAGCACTACGGGCTGCCCTACGCGATCGCCGTCAACCGCTTCGACGGCACGCCGGACCGCCCCGACGAGGAACTGCGCGAGGCACTCGACCTGCTTCCGGAGACCCCCGTCGTCGCCTGTGACGCGCGGGACCCGAAGTCGTCGGCGCACTCGCTGATGGTTCTCATCCGCTACCTGCAGACCCGCATCAGCTAG